In Dehalogenimonas etheniformans, one genomic interval encodes:
- a CDS encoding RDD family protein — protein sequence MPEPTKGTIALEFAGFWRRFGAYVIDAIVLGAIFAVLEPLLWPDFGKFFNFTTSFDSNYWVGQLRALANVISTILSGIYFIVFWVWRGQTLGMMVAGVKVIRTDGTPIDTGRAVVRYLGYLISIIAVFLGFIWIAFDAHKQGWHDKLAETYVVKIPAVPEAHAATPPTAAA from the coding sequence ATGCCTGAGCCAACTAAAGGCACCATCGCCCTGGAATTCGCCGGTTTTTGGAGGCGGTTCGGGGCTTATGTCATCGATGCCATCGTCCTCGGGGCTATTTTTGCCGTTCTGGAGCCGCTTCTGTGGCCGGATTTCGGCAAATTTTTCAATTTCACCACCAGTTTTGACTCCAACTACTGGGTAGGCCAGTTACGGGCATTGGCTAATGTCATTTCGACCATCTTGAGCGGAATATATTTTATCGTCTTCTGGGTATGGCGTGGGCAGACTCTCGGCATGATGGTGGCTGGTGTCAAGGTCATCCGCACCGATGGAACACCGATTGATACAGGGCGGGCGGTTGTCCGTTACCTGGGCTACCTCATTTCCATCATCGCCGTTTTCCTTGGCTTCATCTGGATAGCCTTCGACGCCCACAAGCAGGGCTGGCACGATAAGTTGGCCGAGACTTATGTGGTGAAAATTCCGGCAGTGCCTGAAGCCCATGCGGCTACCCCACCCACCGCTGCCGCATAA
- a CDS encoding metal ABC transporter ATP-binding protein: MVSAVTTSGTDISARDLDIGYDGNTVVAGINFELTEGRAIALIGTNGSGKSTLLKTIVGLLPPIDGQIKIFGEAPGAKPKRIAYLGQFHASGFVLPLRAIDVVRMGRFPGKGLMGRMTSEDNDIVQSAMTAMGVEKLADFPLRAMSGGQQQRVYLAQVLAHRADLLVLDEPTAGLDVGGRERYLQAIKDELCRGASIVVATHDVQDEASLCHQVMLLAHRVVALGPPDQVLTPQTLLETFGIVIGGDQKRFTVLECVHPHDGHRHD; the protein is encoded by the coding sequence ATGGTTAGTGCAGTCACAACCTCCGGCACCGACATTTCAGCCCGCGACCTGGACATCGGTTACGATGGTAATACGGTGGTAGCTGGCATAAACTTCGAACTCACCGAAGGGCGCGCCATCGCACTGATCGGCACTAACGGTTCCGGCAAATCCACTCTGCTCAAGACCATTGTCGGGCTGCTGCCTCCTATCGACGGTCAGATTAAAATATTCGGCGAAGCTCCGGGCGCCAAGCCTAAACGCATCGCCTACTTGGGACAATTTCACGCCTCGGGGTTCGTTTTGCCGCTCCGCGCTATTGACGTTGTGCGCATGGGCCGCTTTCCCGGCAAAGGGCTGATGGGCCGGATGACATCGGAGGACAACGACATCGTCCAAAGCGCCATGACCGCCATGGGCGTGGAAAAGCTGGCCGATTTCCCGCTCCGGGCCATGTCCGGAGGCCAGCAGCAGCGGGTGTATTTGGCGCAGGTGCTGGCCCACCGGGCGGACCTGCTTGTTCTCGACGAACCCACCGCCGGACTCGACGTCGGCGGCCGCGAGCGCTACCTTCAGGCTATAAAAGATGAACTCTGCCGCGGGGCCTCGATCGTCGTCGCCACCCACGATGTTCAGGACGAGGCTTCGTTGTGCCACCAGGTCATGCTGCTGGCCCATCGCGTCGTCGCCCTCGGCCCTCCGGACCAGGTTCTCACCCCCCAAACCCTGCTCGAAACATTCGGCATCGTCATCGGCGGCGACCAGAAGCGCTTTACCGTGCTCGAATGCGTCCATCCCCACGACGGTCACCGTCACGATTAG
- the lspA gene encoding signal peptidase II, translating to MARINNLGISALVMALVVGLDQLTKHLVRTYISLSEAIPSHGFFQIIHAQNTGAAFSIFQNSIPILIVTSSTALLFIIWITVSHKLGFLENTWGRIGLGLAAGGTLGNLIDRAYYGSVTDFLRAGPWPAFNVADSSLVVGMILIAFLYLRSGQAAGQ from the coding sequence ATGGCTCGAATAAACAACCTGGGTATATCTGCGCTCGTCATGGCGCTGGTGGTCGGGCTCGACCAACTGACGAAACACCTGGTCCGTACATATATATCCTTGTCGGAAGCGATCCCCAGTCACGGTTTTTTTCAGATTATACACGCTCAAAATACGGGCGCAGCATTCAGTATTTTCCAAAATTCGATTCCGATCCTAATTGTTACCAGCAGCACAGCCCTGCTATTCATTATATGGATTACCGTGTCTCATAAATTGGGTTTCCTGGAGAATACCTGGGGTCGAATCGGACTGGGTTTAGCGGCGGGGGGAACGCTCGGAAACCTGATCGACAGGGCCTATTACGGCTCGGTCACCGATTTTCTCAGGGCCGGCCCCTGGCCCGCCTTTAACGTCGCCGATTCCTCCCTGGTGGTCGGCATGATCCTGATCGCTTTCCTTTACCTTCGCTCCGGGCAAGCAGCGGGCCAATAA
- a CDS encoding TraR/DksA family transcriptional regulator, translating into MVTEKKNYDTVTIRLKADYHRLSDQLEALKASAPQEDRREGSPFGKREEEATETADLENRLALEKRVLDQMAEVEYALSKINKGTFGKCENCEQAIDPARLEILPYAKLCVTCKTKLNRTG; encoded by the coding sequence ATGGTGACGGAAAAGAAAAACTACGATACGGTAACTATTCGTCTGAAAGCCGATTACCACCGCCTTTCCGATCAACTTGAGGCGCTGAAAGCCTCAGCGCCTCAGGAAGACAGGCGGGAAGGCTCTCCCTTCGGCAAGCGGGAAGAAGAAGCCACCGAGACCGCAGACCTGGAAAATCGCCTGGCACTTGAGAAAAGAGTCCTTGACCAAATGGCCGAGGTTGAATATGCGCTCTCCAAGATCAATAAGGGAACTTTCGGCAAATGTGAAAACTGCGAGCAGGCCATAGATCCCGCCCGTTTAGAGATATTGCCCTATGCAAAATTGTGCGTTACCTGCAAAACCAAACTTAACCGAACCGGTTAA
- a CDS encoding MBL fold metallo-hydrolase, producing MEIKYLGHSCFRIKGKNTTVITDPFAPELGFTLGKQTANIVTVSHQHNGHNYTSGVTGDFRVVSRPGEYEIGDAILIGLPSFHDSEKGLLRGRNVIFVVSVDDVVICHLGDLGEPLTESKVEELGNVDILLVPVGDMSALNANNAARLVRQIEPAIVIPMHYKLPQGTRELEPVEKFLGEMGSSGVVPQPKLVVTKANLPLPTQVVVLEAGAQ from the coding sequence ATGGAGATTAAGTATCTCGGCCATTCGTGTTTCCGGATCAAAGGTAAAAACACCACGGTGATTACCGACCCGTTCGCCCCTGAATTGGGTTTTACCTTGGGCAAGCAGACGGCCAATATCGTGACCGTCAGCCACCAGCACAACGGGCATAACTATACCTCAGGGGTAACCGGGGATTTCCGGGTGGTGTCACGCCCGGGGGAATACGAGATCGGGGACGCCATACTCATCGGCCTGCCCTCATTCCACGACTCCGAAAAGGGTTTGCTCCGAGGAAGGAACGTCATTTTCGTCGTGTCGGTGGATGATGTGGTGATTTGTCACCTGGGCGACCTGGGCGAACCTCTGACCGAAAGCAAGGTCGAAGAACTCGGCAACGTAGATATCCTGTTAGTCCCGGTAGGGGACATGAGTGCCCTCAACGCCAATAACGCCGCCAGACTGGTGCGGCAGATCGAACCGGCCATCGTTATACCGATGCACTATAAGCTACCGCAGGGCACGCGCGAACTTGAACCGGTCGAGAAATTCCTGGGCGAGATGGGTTCCAGCGGCGTTGTGCCGCAACCCAAATTGGTAGTCACAAAAGCCAACCTGCCGCTGCCGACACAGGTGGTGGTGCTGGAGGCGGGTGCGCAATAA
- a CDS encoding MFS transporter, which produces MLPHSVLPPAAGASARRGGLIAAIVASFLTPFMGSSVNIALPPIGQEFSLDAVALGWVATAYILAAAVFLLPFGRLADIIGRRKIFIAGLASYTVTSLLVAFVQNGGQLIIMRVFQGVAGALLFGTGMAILTSIFPPSERGKVLGLNAAAVYIGLSLGPTIGGVVTDAFGWRGIFLLNAGLAFFALMVVVTQLKAEFQECKGEAFDMKGAIVYGLALCALMLGFSELPDNIGFILLAVGAVGLAVFVLLESRIQFPLLSVRMFRHNTVFALSNAASLINYAATFAVGFLLSLYLQFVKGYSPTDAGLILVAQPIVMALVSPWAGKSADKVGARFLASLGMAISAVGLAMFIFIGNDTSMVYVIGGLVVLGLGFGLFSSPNTSAVMGSVERRQYGVASATLGTTRLVGQMLSLGIAMLLFSIIIGHVRISAAVHNELVSSLRVAFAIFTGLCAVGVFASLARGKGTPVAVPPVSSQVGGGKPQS; this is translated from the coding sequence ATGCTGCCCCATTCTGTGCTACCGCCCGCCGCCGGGGCCTCAGCGCGCCGCGGCGGGCTCATTGCGGCCATCGTTGCCTCCTTCCTGACTCCCTTTATGGGTTCATCGGTAAACATCGCCCTGCCACCTATCGGACAGGAGTTTTCGCTCGACGCCGTCGCTTTAGGCTGGGTCGCCACTGCTTACATCCTGGCCGCGGCGGTGTTCCTGTTGCCCTTCGGACGTTTGGCCGACATCATCGGCCGCAGAAAGATATTCATCGCCGGGTTGGCCTCTTACACCGTGACTTCACTCCTGGTGGCGTTCGTTCAGAACGGCGGCCAATTGATCATCATGCGGGTGTTCCAGGGTGTGGCCGGAGCGCTTCTATTCGGCACCGGCATGGCCATCCTGACCTCGATTTTCCCGCCATCGGAGAGGGGCAAAGTACTCGGCCTTAACGCCGCTGCGGTCTACATCGGGTTGTCGCTCGGACCGACGATAGGCGGCGTGGTGACCGACGCCTTCGGCTGGCGGGGCATCTTCCTCCTGAATGCGGGCCTTGCGTTCTTCGCGCTGATGGTTGTGGTGACTCAACTCAAAGCCGAGTTCCAGGAATGTAAAGGCGAGGCCTTCGATATGAAGGGCGCCATCGTTTATGGCCTGGCTCTTTGCGCCCTTATGCTGGGATTTTCCGAGTTGCCTGATAATATCGGTTTCATTTTATTGGCGGTCGGCGCCGTCGGCTTGGCGGTTTTTGTTTTGCTTGAGTCGCGCATCCAATTCCCGCTCCTTTCGGTGAGGATGTTTCGCCACAACACCGTTTTTGCCTTGTCCAACGCGGCGTCTTTGATTAATTACGCGGCAACTTTCGCCGTAGGTTTTCTGCTTTCTCTGTACCTTCAATTCGTCAAAGGATATTCGCCGACCGATGCCGGCCTCATCCTGGTTGCCCAGCCTATCGTGATGGCCTTGGTCTCTCCCTGGGCCGGAAAGAGCGCCGATAAAGTCGGGGCTCGATTCTTGGCGTCCCTCGGCATGGCTATCTCGGCGGTAGGCCTGGCAATGTTCATCTTCATCGGTAACGATACGTCGATGGTATACGTCATCGGCGGGCTGGTGGTTCTAGGTCTCGGCTTCGGCCTTTTCTCTTCGCCCAACACCTCGGCCGTCATGGGTTCAGTTGAACGGCGGCAATACGGCGTGGCTTCGGCAACTTTAGGCACGACCAGGCTGGTCGGTCAGATGTTGTCCCTGGGCATCGCCATGCTTCTATTTTCTATTATTATCGGTCACGTCCGCATCTCTGCTGCGGTACACAACGAGCTTGTCTCCAGCCTTCGGGTAGCTTTCGCTATTTTCACAGGACTTTGCGCCGTCGGCGTTTTCGCCTCGCTCGCCAGGGGCAAAGGAACTCCGGTCGCCGTACCCCCGGTCTCGTCCCAGGTTGGTGGCGGCAAACCTCAGTCCTAA
- a CDS encoding VOC family protein: MNRVIHFEIPAIKADRAVKFYETVFGWKIEKWAGPMDYWNITTGADKEPGINGAIMSVDGAIKQVVNTIGVKNLDEAAKKVLAAGGKRVSPDQTVPGIGYFAYFTDTEGNPFGLMQNDPKAK, translated from the coding sequence ATGAACAGAGTTATCCATTTCGAGATCCCGGCGATCAAGGCAGATCGGGCGGTTAAATTCTATGAGACGGTCTTCGGGTGGAAGATAGAAAAATGGGCGGGTCCCATGGACTATTGGAACATCACCACCGGCGCCGATAAGGAACCGGGCATTAACGGCGCCATTATGAGCGTCGACGGCGCCATCAAGCAGGTGGTCAACACCATAGGCGTCAAGAACCTCGATGAAGCCGCCAAAAAAGTGTTAGCCGCCGGCGGCAAACGCGTCAGCCCTGATCAGACCGTTCCGGGCATCGGTTATTTCGCCTATTTCACCGACACCGAGGGCAACCCTTTCGGGCTAATGCAGAACGATCCCAAAGCCAAGTAG
- a CDS encoding dihydroorotate dehydrogenase, whose translation MPDLSVQLLPGLTLKNPVIAASGTAGYGDEPNRLYHIADLGAFVCKGTTLKPRVGNPQPRIMETENGLLNAIGLQNPGVDYVIEHYSPLWSKWQTPVLVNIAGESVADYAEIAKRFDQVSGVAALEVNISCPNVAAGCLEFGATPEGAAAVTRKVKLATSLPVIVKLTPNTSDIVALAEAVENAGADAVSLINTLRGMAIDIKKRKPVLGNITGGLSGPAIKPVALAMVWRVAGAVKIPVIGGGGISNADDAIEFLLAGASGVEVGTAALVNPSVPDDIVKGIEKYMLQWKMTEMAQLIGAARR comes from the coding sequence ATGCCTGATCTCTCCGTTCAATTGCTCCCCGGGCTTACCCTGAAGAACCCCGTCATTGCCGCCTCCGGCACCGCGGGCTACGGAGACGAGCCGAACCGGCTTTACCACATTGCCGACCTTGGGGCCTTCGTCTGCAAAGGCACAACGTTAAAGCCCCGGGTCGGTAACCCCCAACCCCGCATCATGGAAACCGAGAACGGCCTGCTAAACGCCATTGGTCTACAGAATCCGGGCGTCGATTATGTCATCGAGCATTATTCACCTCTCTGGTCAAAATGGCAGACGCCGGTATTGGTCAACATCGCCGGCGAGAGCGTTGCAGATTACGCCGAGATCGCCAAGCGGTTCGACCAAGTGTCAGGAGTCGCGGCTCTCGAGGTTAACATCTCCTGCCCCAACGTAGCCGCCGGATGTCTTGAATTCGGAGCTACACCGGAAGGCGCTGCGGCCGTGACCCGGAAGGTCAAATTGGCCACTTCTCTGCCGGTTATCGTCAAGCTGACCCCCAATACCTCGGACATTGTCGCCTTGGCAGAAGCGGTTGAAAACGCTGGCGCCGACGCGGTTTCGCTCATCAACACCCTCCGCGGCATGGCTATCGATATCAAGAAACGGAAGCCAGTTCTCGGCAACATCACAGGAGGCCTGTCTGGTCCGGCGATCAAACCAGTCGCCCTGGCGATGGTTTGGCGGGTCGCCGGCGCAGTCAAGATACCGGTCATCGGCGGCGGCGGGATATCGAACGCGGACGACGCCATCGAATTCCTGCTGGCCGGTGCGTCAGGCGTCGAGGTCGGTACCGCTGCCCTGGTGAATCCCAGTGTCCCCGACGACATCGTAAAAGGTATCGAAAAATACATGCTACAATGGAAAATGACTGAGATGGCTCAGCTAATCGGCGCCGCCAGGCGCTAA
- a CDS encoding metal ABC transporter substrate-binding protein, with amino-acid sequence MKNRALIIILSSLILASSLGVVSGCGKAVKTGKSIVVTYSVLGSVVRDLVGDAAVVTVSIPNGQDPHDWEPSARDIETINNADLVVENGLGLEGGLEKTLTQAKNGGVKFFTAADQIAVRHVGQGEGIPSGDPDQVIGAPDPHLWMDPLTMSDVVTALAPVLKDILQIDVSARALDLENRLTSLNSELARIIGQIPQAERKLVTGHESMGYFAQRYGFKLVGVIVPSLSSQAEVSAADLAALKQAILDNNVKAIFTELGTSPVVAKAIGDETGVKVVELTTHVIPSDGSYFTFMRGVADTITTA; translated from the coding sequence GTGAAAAACAGGGCTTTGATCATCATTTTGTCTTCCTTGATTTTGGCATCGAGTTTGGGGGTTGTGTCCGGTTGCGGCAAGGCGGTCAAAACCGGCAAATCGATAGTCGTCACTTATTCGGTCCTCGGTTCTGTCGTAAGAGACCTTGTCGGCGACGCCGCAGTTGTCACGGTTTCCATCCCCAATGGCCAGGACCCCCACGACTGGGAGCCTTCAGCCCGGGACATCGAAACCATCAATAACGCCGATCTGGTCGTAGAAAACGGGCTCGGTCTCGAGGGTGGTCTGGAAAAAACGCTGACCCAGGCTAAAAACGGCGGAGTGAAGTTTTTCACCGCCGCCGACCAAATCGCCGTGCGACATGTCGGCCAGGGTGAAGGCATTCCTTCAGGCGACCCGGACCAGGTCATCGGTGCCCCGGACCCCCACTTATGGATGGATCCGCTGACCATGAGTGACGTTGTGACCGCCCTGGCGCCGGTTCTGAAGGACATTCTCCAGATTGATGTATCCGCCCGGGCGCTTGACCTTGAAAACCGGTTGACTTCCTTGAACTCCGAACTCGCCAGGATCATCGGTCAGATTCCTCAGGCTGAACGTAAACTGGTCACCGGTCACGAATCGATGGGTTACTTCGCCCAGCGGTATGGTTTTAAACTCGTCGGCGTGATTGTCCCCAGCCTGTCCTCTCAGGCCGAGGTTTCAGCCGCCGACCTGGCTGCTCTGAAACAGGCTATTCTAGATAACAACGTTAAGGCTATCTTCACCGAGTTGGGGACGTCGCCGGTTGTCGCTAAAGCTATCGGAGACGAAACCGGCGTCAAGGTTGTAGAATTGACTACGCACGTAATACCCTCCGACGGTTCGTATTTCACCTTCATGCGGGGAGTTGCCGATACGATTACTACTGCTTAA
- a CDS encoding Fur family transcriptional regulator: MTYSKDFAVKLKSSGYKLTPQRRAIISSILSSERSLTPQELHSSLVEKHPQIGLVTVYRTLELLNRLGLLCEFQPQGSARSFKAGPAEHHHHLVCRGCGEVVDFTGRCPIELKTSLERETGFLITDHQLEFAGYCRNCRGK; the protein is encoded by the coding sequence ATGACCTATTCCAAAGATTTTGCGGTTAAACTCAAGTCCTCGGGTTATAAATTAACCCCGCAACGGCGCGCCATCATCAGTTCGATACTTTCGTCAGAAAGATCTTTGACGCCCCAGGAACTCCATTCCAGTCTGGTAGAAAAGCACCCACAGATTGGATTGGTAACTGTATATCGTACCCTCGAATTATTGAACCGTCTCGGGCTTTTATGCGAATTCCAGCCCCAGGGCAGCGCCCGGAGCTTCAAAGCGGGCCCGGCGGAACATCATCACCACTTAGTCTGTCGCGGTTGTGGTGAAGTGGTCGATTTCACTGGCCGGTGCCCCATCGAGCTTAAAACGAGTCTTGAACGGGAAACCGGCTTCTTGATCACCGACCATCAACTTGAATTTGCCGGTTATTGCCGGAATTGCAGGGGCAAATAA
- a CDS encoding fibronectin type III domain-containing protein — translation MLVALVLFSPLATQPISAADSAWSDLPMPQSVGTVVDMAVSPYQTSLVYLLAFNNGHKVWRTFNDGSAWQLIYQTGSAGLSSIDRFTLARNGTLLIAGGSANGPACLKSIDQGQTFTQFTLPVAIDSTAGFGALSEQSFFFTSFDGSRSRVWRTADGSAFESTIISATPLTILELSPGFAADNNLIAAGADGNFYLSTDGGSHFSALQQSPLVGEVCLAFSADYSASKYIYAASTSVGSGIWRMKVGEPAWTRIDAGLPNGTMLSDIEVSVGGIIYAASSNQVNASNGGLVKKTVFNSSWETARDGLQTGTTLWGLQSRGSKLYSLDTANNRIVVYNDTLASPVELLSPQSGSPGIGTFAAGTIGGIDIVWRNPGGATGFQWQVSDSYDMSIIRFESTTATESARLKNLDPGTTYYWRVRAVTPSLSPWSAVWSFTTALGAPVLTTPAIGSTVQILQPPFQWQPSTGAKSYELMLSTSADFSNLTAFATGIGGNAWQPTSPLIPSTGYFWKVRAIGTNTYSPWSAVSAFTTSAPPTTSAAPTKTVLPTTTPVPTQTTTATAPPLSTSAQTPAPTQSIAPPITTPSVPGLLIGILIGMGCLSGFMVSMIIKTRKQRRD, via the coding sequence GTGCTCGTTGCCCTCGTACTTTTTTCTCCGCTTGCCACCCAACCCATAAGCGCCGCCGATAGTGCCTGGTCCGACCTGCCGATGCCCCAATCCGTCGGAACTGTGGTCGACATGGCGGTGTCGCCGTATCAAACCAGCCTGGTATATCTGCTGGCTTTCAACAACGGCCACAAGGTCTGGCGTACATTCAACGATGGCAGCGCCTGGCAGCTTATTTATCAGACCGGAAGCGCCGGCCTTTCCAGTATCGATCGCTTCACCCTTGCCCGGAATGGGACATTGTTGATCGCCGGGGGTTCTGCCAACGGCCCCGCTTGTCTAAAGTCGATCGATCAGGGTCAAACTTTCACACAGTTCACCCTTCCGGTGGCTATCGATTCGACCGCTGGTTTTGGGGCACTCAGCGAGCAGAGTTTTTTCTTCACTTCGTTCGACGGCTCCAGGTCGAGAGTCTGGCGGACTGCTGACGGTTCTGCTTTTGAAAGCACGATCATATCAGCGACGCCGCTTACGATCCTTGAACTTTCTCCCGGTTTCGCCGCCGATAATAACCTGATCGCAGCCGGCGCCGACGGCAATTTTTATCTTTCGACCGATGGCGGCTCACACTTTTCAGCCCTGCAGCAATCGCCCCTCGTCGGTGAGGTTTGCCTGGCGTTTTCCGCGGATTACTCCGCCAGTAAGTATATCTATGCCGCTTCAACGAGCGTAGGTTCCGGAATCTGGCGCATGAAGGTCGGGGAACCGGCCTGGACCCGGATTGATGCCGGCTTGCCAAACGGAACAATGCTCAGCGATATCGAAGTCTCTGTAGGAGGGATCATCTACGCTGCTTCAAGCAATCAGGTCAACGCTTCAAATGGCGGGTTGGTCAAAAAAACGGTGTTTAATTCGTCATGGGAAACCGCCCGCGACGGTTTGCAGACAGGGACTACATTGTGGGGTCTTCAATCGCGAGGCAGCAAGCTATATAGCCTGGACACGGCCAACAATCGTATAGTCGTCTACAACGATACACTTGCCTCGCCGGTTGAACTGTTATCGCCCCAGTCCGGGTCACCGGGCATTGGTACCTTTGCGGCTGGAACGATCGGAGGTATCGATATCGTCTGGCGCAACCCGGGCGGCGCCACGGGTTTTCAATGGCAAGTCAGCGACTCTTATGACATGTCCATAATTCGTTTCGAGAGCACGACTGCGACGGAAAGTGCCAGGTTAAAAAACCTTGATCCGGGAACCACCTATTATTGGCGCGTCCGCGCCGTCACCCCTTCATTGAGTCCTTGGTCGGCGGTCTGGAGTTTCACCACCGCCCTCGGTGCGCCGGTACTGACGACACCGGCAATCGGTTCCACGGTCCAGATCCTGCAGCCGCCTTTTCAATGGCAGCCGTCAACCGGCGCAAAGTCGTATGAGTTGATGCTGTCCACATCCGCCGACTTCAGTAATTTGACTGCCTTTGCCACTGGCATCGGCGGCAATGCCTGGCAGCCGACATCACCCCTTATACCCTCGACGGGCTATTTTTGGAAGGTTCGGGCTATCGGAACAAACACCTATTCGCCTTGGAGCGCGGTTTCGGCTTTCACCACCTCCGCGCCACCCACCACCTCAGCCGCGCCTACCAAGACCGTTTTACCGACGACGACACCCGTGCCAACTCAGACAACGACTGCAACGGCACCGCCCTTATCAACTTCAGCCCAAACGCCAGCGCCAACTCAATCAATTGCGCCGCCAATCACCACTCCATCGGTCCCCGGATTGCTGATTGGAATCCTAATTGGAATGGGTTGTTTAAGCGGGTTTATGGTCTCGATGATAATCAAGACGAGGAAACAGCGACGGGATTAG
- a CDS encoding metal ABC transporter permease, with protein MIDFFIGPFANNEFMVKALLAGILVSVVCAIAGTFIVLRGLAFIGDALAHGVLPGIAAALLFGFPGIIGATIGAAVMIGGVTLITQRSRLSSDTAIGLLFVSMLALGVAIVSHSGSFSGDLTRILFGELLGISWGNIWLLLISTAVIGIVAVVCARPFMLLAFDPEQAQVAGFSSRKYHFLMLLMIAATVIVSFQTVGTLLVFGLLIAPAGAGALLASRISIMMLLAAIFGAVSMYAGLLISYHLNIAAGASVILVAAAIFFAVFIIKNVTARRASTASEAAHG; from the coding sequence ATGATTGATTTTTTCATTGGACCGTTCGCCAACAACGAATTCATGGTTAAAGCCTTGCTGGCCGGGATTCTGGTTTCCGTTGTATGCGCTATCGCCGGGACTTTCATTGTCCTGAGGGGCTTGGCTTTCATCGGCGATGCCCTGGCCCATGGCGTGCTTCCCGGTATCGCGGCAGCTTTGCTCTTCGGCTTTCCCGGTATCATCGGCGCCACCATCGGAGCCGCCGTCATGATCGGTGGCGTAACGCTCATCACCCAACGCTCGCGGTTATCATCCGATACTGCCATCGGCCTTCTGTTCGTCAGCATGCTGGCGCTGGGCGTTGCTATCGTGTCCCATTCAGGTTCATTCTCCGGGGATCTGACCCGGATACTCTTCGGCGAACTGTTAGGGATTTCCTGGGGCAACATCTGGCTATTGCTGATTTCGACGGCAGTCATCGGCATCGTCGCTGTTGTCTGCGCGCGGCCCTTCATGCTCCTCGCCTTCGATCCGGAACAAGCTCAGGTAGCCGGGTTCTCCTCCAGGAAATACCATTTCCTCATGCTGCTTATGATTGCCGCCACTGTCATCGTGTCCTTCCAGACAGTGGGGACTCTCCTGGTCTTCGGTTTGCTGATTGCTCCGGCCGGGGCGGGTGCCCTGCTCGCTTCAAGGATCAGTATCATGATGCTTTTAGCGGCAATTTTTGGGGCCGTTTCAATGTACGCCGGTCTCCTCATCAGTTACCATTTGAACATAGCCGCCGGAGCTTCGGTCATCCTGGTGGCGGCCGCCATCTTCTTCGCCGTGTTTATTATTAAGAACGTCACCGCTAGGCGGGCTTCAACCGCCTCGGAGGCCGCGCATGGTTAG
- the lgt gene encoding prolipoprotein diacylglyceryl transferase: protein MSFQIGPFNIHMYGVMLALGALAAILVAYIEARRRGENPDHLFNMALIVIPLGVIGARLYHVIDQWSFYSANPGKIIGGEGLGIFGAVAGGLLGLIIYTGWKKLNLLRWCDILAPGLILAQGIGRWGNFFNQELYGYPTSLPWGIPIDPAHRLPGFEQYTHFHPLFLYESILDIAGFAFLMIAGRKLRDRLKNGDIMLLYFIWYGVVRFILEGFKIEVWTIGGIPTARWISGALVIGSAVVLWLRHRKKNTVVTGADGSAV, encoded by the coding sequence ATGTCCTTCCAGATCGGTCCGTTCAACATCCACATGTATGGCGTGATGCTCGCACTGGGCGCCCTTGCCGCCATACTTGTGGCCTACATCGAAGCCAGGCGCCGCGGCGAGAATCCCGACCACCTATTCAACATGGCCCTCATCGTCATCCCGCTGGGAGTCATCGGCGCCCGGCTATACCATGTCATCGATCAATGGTCTTTTTACAGCGCCAATCCTGGCAAAATCATCGGCGGGGAGGGCCTGGGAATATTCGGTGCCGTGGCTGGGGGGCTTCTCGGTCTTATCATTTACACAGGTTGGAAAAAACTGAACCTCTTGCGATGGTGCGATATTCTCGCCCCCGGCCTCATCCTGGCGCAGGGCATTGGCAGATGGGGCAATTTCTTCAACCAGGAGCTATACGGTTATCCCACCAGCCTGCCCTGGGGAATTCCAATCGATCCAGCTCACCGCCTCCCGGGATTCGAGCAGTACACCCACTTCCACCCCTTGTTCCTTTACGAGTCTATCTTGGACATCGCTGGCTTTGCGTTTCTGATGATCGCCGGCAGGAAGCTGAGAGACCGCCTCAAGAACGGCGACATAATGCTCCTGTATTTCATCTGGTACGGAGTGGTCCGTTTCATCCTTGAAGGTTTCAAGATCGAGGTCTGGACCATTGGAGGCATCCCCACCGCTCGTTGGATCTCGGGTGCGCTGGTCATCGGCAGTGCCGTCGTTTTGTGGCTTCGCCATCGTAAGAAAAACACTGTTGTCACCGGCGCCGATGGTTCAGCAGTTTAA